A genomic segment from Streptomyces antibioticus encodes:
- a CDS encoding Jag family protein — translation MTEGTTSAAAEGADTLSRLEQEGEIAADYLEGLLDIADLDGDIDMDVEADRASVSIISDAGGRDLQKLVGRDGEVLEALQELTRLAVHRETGDRSRLMLDIAGYRAQKRAELSELGAKAASDAKNSGEPVKLKPMTPFERKVVHDAVKAAGLRSESEGEEPQRFVVVLPN, via the coding sequence GTGACGGAAGGCACCACCTCCGCCGCCGCCGAGGGTGCAGACACCCTTTCCCGCCTGGAGCAGGAGGGCGAGATCGCCGCGGACTACCTCGAGGGTCTGCTGGACATCGCCGATCTCGACGGCGACATCGACATGGACGTCGAAGCCGACCGCGCCTCGGTGTCGATCATCAGTGACGCGGGCGGCCGCGACCTCCAGAAGCTGGTCGGCCGGGACGGCGAGGTGCTGGAGGCGCTTCAGGAGCTGACGCGCCTGGCCGTGCACCGGGAGACCGGTGACCGCAGCCGGCTGATGCTGGACATCGCCGGATACCGGGCCCAGAAGCGTGCCGAGCTGTCGGAGCTGGGCGCCAAGGCCGCCTCCGACGCGAAGAACAGCGGCGAGCCCGTCAAGCTGAAGCCGATGACCCCCTTCGAGCGCAAGGTGGTCCACGACGCGGTCAAGGCCGCGGGGCTCCGCAGCGAGTCGGAGGGCGAGGAGCCGCAGCGCTTCGTCGTCGTTCTGCCCAACTGA
- the yidC gene encoding membrane protein insertase YidC yields the protein MDTIASLFSFITTPVSWVIVQFHSVYGAIFGPDTGWAWGLSIVSLVILIRICLIPLFVKQIKATRAMQTLQPEMKKIQERYKNDRQRQSEEMMKLYKETGTNPLSSCLPILAQSPFFFALYHVLNSIANNDTIGVINQSLLESAQKAHIFGAPLAAKFTDSASEVAALDASLTTVRIVTAVMIVLMSASQFYTQRQLMTKNVDTTVKTPFMQQQKMLMYVFPIMFAVFGINFPVGVLVYWLTTNVWTMGQQMYVIHNNPTPGSKAQAAYLERLYKRVSHHGKTRGRGEKAIVKAIVAKGRDRNDAERKFINGLTKVGLAAQADGNVIKGESQAVGETEDGTPSTAAARRQQPKRQSKSQRQGGPKAAGETTSLTKSDQPEDATPSGAPKQAGAAKQTGSKPGSGGGRSKAQSGQRKGGPQRPKSPSKK from the coding sequence GTGGACACGATTGCCAGCCTCTTCAGCTTCATCACGACACCCGTTTCCTGGGTCATCGTCCAGTTCCACTCGGTGTACGGAGCCATCTTCGGCCCTGACACGGGGTGGGCCTGGGGCCTGTCCATCGTGTCTCTGGTGATTCTGATCCGTATCTGCCTGATCCCGCTCTTCGTGAAGCAGATCAAGGCCACGCGGGCCATGCAGACGCTCCAGCCGGAGATGAAGAAGATCCAGGAGCGCTACAAGAACGACCGGCAGCGCCAGTCCGAAGAGATGATGAAGCTGTACAAGGAGACGGGTACCAACCCGCTCTCCTCGTGCCTTCCCATCCTGGCGCAGTCTCCGTTCTTCTTCGCGCTGTACCACGTGCTCAACAGCATCGCGAACAACGACACCATCGGTGTCATCAACCAGAGCCTGCTGGAGAGCGCGCAGAAGGCGCACATCTTCGGTGCCCCGCTGGCCGCGAAGTTCACCGACAGCGCCTCCGAGGTCGCGGCGCTCGACGCCTCGCTGACCACGGTCCGCATCGTCACCGCGGTCATGATCGTCCTGATGTCGGCGTCGCAGTTCTACACGCAGCGCCAGCTCATGACGAAGAACGTCGACACCACGGTGAAGACGCCGTTCATGCAGCAGCAGAAGATGCTGATGTACGTCTTCCCGATCATGTTCGCCGTCTTCGGCATCAACTTCCCGGTCGGTGTCCTCGTCTACTGGCTGACCACCAACGTGTGGACCATGGGCCAGCAGATGTATGTGATCCACAACAACCCGACCCCGGGTTCCAAGGCCCAGGCCGCCTACCTGGAGCGCCTGTACAAGCGGGTCTCCCACCACGGCAAGACCCGTGGCCGCGGTGAGAAGGCCATCGTCAAGGCGATCGTGGCCAAGGGCCGGGACCGCAACGACGCCGAGCGCAAGTTCATCAACGGTCTGACCAAGGTGGGCCTCGCAGCCCAGGCCGACGGCAATGTGATCAAGGGCGAGTCCCAGGCCGTCGGCGAGACCGAGGACGGCACGCCTTCGACCGCGGCCGCCCGGCGTCAGCAGCCCAAGCGGCAGAGCAAGTCCCAGCGCCAGGGCGGCCCCAAGGCGGCCGGTGAGACGACCTCGCTGACCAAGTCCGACCAGCCCGAGGACGCCACGCCCTCCGGTGCCCCCAAGCAGGCCGGCGCCGCCAAGCAGACCGGGTCCAAGCCCGGAAGCGGAGGCGGCCGCAGCAAGGCCCAGTCCGGGCAGCGCAAGGGCGGCCCGCAGCGCCCCAAGTCCCCGTCCAAGAAGTAA
- the yidD gene encoding membrane protein insertion efficiency factor YidD: protein MKYPLLALIKLYQWTISPLLGPVCKYYPSCSHYGYTAIDRHGAIKGTALTAWRILRCNPWSLGGVDHVPPRKRPRWHEMLRDAWRARRGGTSAAETATEEHPSSSPAAETPSHAQGA from the coding sequence ATGAAGTACCCGCTGCTGGCTCTGATCAAGCTCTACCAGTGGACGATCAGTCCGCTGCTCGGGCCGGTCTGCAAGTACTACCCGTCGTGCTCCCACTACGGCTACACGGCCATCGACCGGCACGGCGCGATCAAGGGGACGGCACTCACCGCCTGGCGCATTCTGCGGTGCAACCCGTGGTCGCTGGGGGGTGTGGATCATGTCCCGCCGCGGAAGCGCCCGCGGTGGCACGAAATGCTGCGGGACGCCTGGCGTGCACGCAGGGGCGGGACCTCCGCCGCCGAAACGGCCACCGAGGAGCACCCTTCTTCGAGCCCGGCCGCAGAGACACCGTCCCATGCCCAAGGAGCATGA
- the rnpA gene encoding ribonuclease P protein component, producing MLPTEHRLRRREDFATAVRRGRRAGRPTLVVHLRSGDTDPHAPGESAPPARAGFVVSKAVGGAVVRNKVKRRLRHLMRERIVLLPPGSLVVVRALPGAGDADHAQLAHDLDAALQRLSGGGAR from the coding sequence GTGCTGCCTACCGAGCATCGGCTGAGGCGGCGCGAGGACTTCGCGACCGCGGTACGACGAGGTCGTCGGGCAGGCCGCCCGACCCTCGTGGTCCATCTTCGAAGCGGTGACACGGACCCGCACGCGCCTGGGGAGAGCGCTCCCCCGGCACGTGCGGGTTTCGTCGTGAGCAAGGCTGTGGGTGGAGCGGTGGTGCGCAACAAGGTGAAGCGCAGACTGCGTCACCTGATGCGCGAGCGAATCGTTCTGTTGCCCCCCGGTAGCCTGGTAGTCGTACGGGCGCTGCCCGGCGCGGGTGACGCCGACCACGCACAACTGGCCCACGACCTCGATGCCGCCTTGCAGCGGCTGTCGGGAGGGGGCGCGCGATGA
- the rpmH gene encoding 50S ribosomal protein L34 — protein sequence MSKRTFQPNNRRRAKTHGFRLRMRTRAGRAILANRRSKGRASLSA from the coding sequence GTGAGCAAGCGCACCTTCCAGCCGAACAACCGCCGTCGCGCCAAGACCCACGGCTTCCGCCTGCGGATGCGCACCCGTGCCGGCCGCGCGATTCTCGCGAACCGCCGCAGCAAGGGTCGCGCCAGCCTGTCCGCCTGA
- the dnaA gene encoding chromosomal replication initiator protein DnaA: MADVPADLAAVWPRVLEQLLEGRGQGVETKDEHWIRRCQPLALVADTALLAVPNEFAKNVLEGRLAPIVSETLSRECGRPIRIAITVDDSVGEPPAPPAPAPQRYEEPELPSYDKGYDNPYEGYGRHRADQPPPPPGDREQHPGARQDQHPGSRQDQHPGNRQDQQLPTARPAYPSEYQRPEPGAWPRPPQQDEYGWQQQRLGFPERDPYASPSQDSYGDSAGQDSYGGQDPYGSPPPKDSYGQPPQDYRPQAMDRPPYAPSQYEQQRPDYDPREQGRRELPEPSAGGGHPHRPGGPGGSSAQSPAPSGPGEPTARLNPKYLFDTFVIGASNRFAHAAAVAVAEAPAKAYNPLFIYGESGLGKTHLLHAIGHYARSLYPGTRVRYVSSEEFTNEFINSIRDGKGDSFRKRYREMDILLVDDIQFLADKESTQEEFFHTFNTLHNANKQIVLSSDRPPKQLVTLEDRLRNRFEWGLITDVQPPELETRIAILRKKAVQEQLNAPPEVLEFIASRISRNIRELEGALIRVTAFASLNRQPVDLGLTEIVLKDLIPGGEDSAPEITSTAIMSATADYFGLTVEDLCGTSRGRALVTARQIAMYLCRELTDLSLPKIGALFGGRDHTTVMHADRKIRNLMAERRSIYNQVTELTNRIKAG; encoded by the coding sequence GTGGCTGACGTACCTGCCGATCTTGCCGCAGTGTGGCCACGAGTACTGGAGCAGCTCCTCGAGGGCCGTGGCCAGGGTGTCGAGACGAAGGACGAGCACTGGATCCGGCGCTGCCAGCCGCTCGCGCTGGTCGCGGACACCGCCCTGCTCGCCGTACCGAACGAATTCGCGAAGAACGTGCTGGAGGGCCGGCTCGCGCCGATCGTCAGCGAGACGCTGAGCCGCGAGTGCGGCCGCCCGATCCGGATCGCGATCACCGTCGACGACTCCGTCGGCGAACCCCCGGCCCCGCCCGCGCCCGCGCCGCAGCGCTACGAGGAACCCGAACTGCCCTCGTACGACAAGGGCTACGACAACCCGTACGAGGGGTACGGCCGGCACCGCGCCGACCAGCCGCCCCCGCCGCCCGGCGACCGCGAGCAGCACCCCGGCGCGCGCCAGGACCAGCACCCCGGCAGCCGCCAGGACCAGCACCCGGGCAACCGGCAGGACCAGCAACTGCCCACCGCGCGCCCCGCCTACCCCTCGGAGTACCAGCGCCCCGAGCCGGGCGCCTGGCCGCGCCCGCCGCAGCAGGACGAGTACGGCTGGCAGCAGCAGCGCCTGGGCTTCCCGGAGCGCGACCCCTACGCCTCCCCGTCCCAGGACTCCTACGGCGATTCCGCCGGGCAGGACTCCTACGGCGGCCAGGACCCGTACGGCTCGCCGCCGCCGAAGGACTCCTACGGCCAGCCGCCGCAGGACTACCGCCCGCAGGCGATGGACCGCCCGCCGTACGCCCCCTCGCAGTACGAGCAGCAGCGCCCCGACTACGACCCGCGCGAGCAGGGCCGGCGGGAGCTGCCCGAGCCGTCGGCGGGCGGCGGTCATCCGCACCGTCCCGGCGGGCCCGGCGGATCGTCCGCGCAGTCGCCCGCGCCGAGCGGGCCCGGTGAGCCGACGGCGCGGCTGAACCCGAAGTACCTCTTCGACACGTTCGTCATCGGCGCGTCCAACCGGTTCGCGCACGCGGCCGCGGTGGCCGTCGCCGAGGCGCCCGCGAAGGCGTACAACCCGCTGTTCATCTACGGGGAGTCGGGACTCGGCAAGACGCACCTGCTGCACGCGATCGGACACTACGCGCGGAGCCTCTACCCGGGCACACGCGTGCGGTACGTCAGCTCGGAGGAGTTCACCAACGAGTTCATCAACTCCATCCGCGACGGCAAGGGCGACAGCTTCCGCAAGCGGTACCGGGAGATGGACATCCTGCTGGTGGACGACATCCAGTTCCTGGCGGACAAGGAGTCGACGCAGGAGGAGTTCTTCCACACCTTCAACACGCTCCACAACGCCAACAAGCAGATCGTGCTGTCCAGCGACCGGCCGCCCAAGCAGCTCGTGACGCTGGAGGACCGGCTGCGGAACCGTTTCGAGTGGGGCCTGATCACCGACGTCCAGCCGCCCGAGCTGGAGACGCGCATCGCGATCCTGCGCAAGAAGGCGGTGCAGGAGCAGCTCAACGCCCCGCCGGAGGTGCTGGAGTTCATCGCCTCCCGGATCTCGCGGAACATCCGCGAGCTGGAGGGCGCGCTGATCCGGGTGACGGCGTTCGCCTCGCTCAACCGGCAGCCGGTGGACCTGGGCCTGACGGAGATCGTCCTGAAGGACCTGATCCCCGGGGGCGAGGACTCGGCGCCCGAGATCACCTCCACGGCCATCATGAGCGCCACCGCCGACTACTTCGGCCTCACCGTCGAGGACCTGTGCGGCACCTCGCGCGGGCGGGCGCTGGTGACGGCCCGGCAGATCGCCATGTATCTGTGCCGGGAGCTGACGGACCTGTCGCTGCCGAAGATCGGCGCGCTGTTCGGCGGCCGCGACCACACGACGGTGATGCACGCGGACCGCAAGATCCGCAATCTGATGGCCGAGCGCCGCTCGATCTACAACCAGGTCACCGAGCTGACCAACCGCATCAAGGCCGGCTGA
- the dnaN gene encoding DNA polymerase III subunit beta: MKIRVERDVLAEAVAWAARSLPARPPAPVLAGLLLKAEDGALSLSSFDYEVSARVSVEAEVEEEGTVLVSGRLLADICRALPNRPVEISTDGVRATVVCGSSRFTLHTLPVEEYPSLPQMPNATGTVPGEVFASAAAQVAIAAGRDDTLPVLTGVRIEIEGDTVTLASTDRYRFAVREFLWKPENPEASAVALVPAKTLLDTAKALTSGDSVILALSGSGAGEGLIGFEGAGRRTTTRLLEGDLPKYRTLFPTEFNSVAVIETAPFVEAVKRVALVAERNTPVRLSFEQGVLILEAGSSDDAQAVERVDAQLEGDDISIAFNPTFLLDGLSAIDSPVAQLSFTTSTKPALLSGKPALDAEADDAYKYLIMPVRLSG; encoded by the coding sequence GTGAAGATCCGGGTGGAACGCGACGTACTCGCGGAGGCAGTGGCCTGGGCGGCGCGCAGCCTTCCGGCCCGTCCGCCGGCGCCTGTCCTCGCCGGCCTCCTGCTGAAGGCCGAGGACGGCGCGCTGAGCCTGTCCAGCTTCGACTACGAGGTCTCCGCGCGGGTGTCGGTGGAGGCCGAGGTCGAGGAGGAGGGCACGGTCCTCGTCTCCGGCCGGCTGCTCGCGGACATCTGCCGCGCCCTGCCCAACCGCCCGGTGGAGATTTCCACAGACGGTGTACGGGCGACGGTGGTCTGCGGCTCCTCCCGCTTCACTCTCCACACCCTGCCGGTGGAGGAGTACCCCTCGCTGCCGCAGATGCCGAACGCGACGGGCACGGTCCCCGGCGAGGTCTTCGCCTCCGCGGCCGCCCAGGTCGCCATCGCCGCCGGCCGGGACGACACGCTGCCGGTGCTGACCGGTGTGCGCATCGAGATCGAGGGCGACACCGTCACCCTGGCCTCCACCGACCGCTACCGCTTCGCGGTCCGCGAGTTCCTGTGGAAGCCGGAGAACCCCGAGGCGTCCGCCGTCGCCCTGGTCCCCGCCAAGACGCTCCTGGACACCGCCAAGGCGCTGACCAGCGGTGACAGCGTCATCCTGGCGCTCTCCGGCTCGGGCGCGGGCGAGGGCCTGATCGGTTTCGAGGGCGCCGGGCGGCGGACCACCACCCGTCTCCTCGAAGGCGACCTGCCGAAGTACCGCACCCTGTTCCCGACCGAGTTCAACTCCGTCGCGGTGATCGAGACCGCCCCCTTCGTGGAGGCCGTCAAGCGTGTGGCCCTGGTCGCCGAGCGCAACACCCCGGTGCGGCTGAGCTTCGAGCAGGGCGTGCTGATCCTGGAGGCCGGCTCCAGCGACGACGCACAGGCTGTGGAGCGGGTCGACGCGCAGCTCGAGGGCGATGACATCTCGATCGCCTTCAACCCGACCTTCCTGCTGGACGGCCTGAGCGCGATCGACTCCCCGGTCGCCCAGCTCTCGTTCACCACGTCCACCAAGCCCGCGCTGCTCAGCGGCAAGCCCGCGCTGGACGCGGAGGCGGACGACGCCTACAAGTACCTGATCATGCCGGTGCGGCTCAGCGGCTGA
- the gnd gene encoding phosphogluconate dehydrogenase (NAD(+)-dependent, decarboxylating): MELGLVGLGKMGGNMRERIRRAGHTVVGFDRNPDLADVHSLEELVGKLEGPRVVWVMVPAGAATQSTIDELAELLEPGDVVVDGGNSRWTDDEKHAEELAAKGIGFVDCGVSGGVWGLENGYALMYGGDAEHVARVQPVFDALKPEGDFGAVHAGKVGAGHFAKMVHNGIEYAMMQAYAEGWELLEKVDSVTDVREVFRSWQEGTVIRSWLLDLAVNALDEDEHLDRLKGFAQDSGEGRWTVEAAIDNAVPLPAITASLFARFSSRQEDSPQMKMIAALRNQFGGHAVEKK, translated from the coding sequence ATGGAGCTCGGTCTCGTCGGCCTCGGCAAGATGGGCGGCAACATGCGCGAGCGGATCCGCCGCGCCGGCCACACCGTCGTCGGATTCGACCGCAACCCGGACCTCGCCGATGTCCACAGCCTCGAGGAGCTTGTGGGCAAGCTCGAGGGTCCGCGCGTGGTCTGGGTGATGGTCCCGGCCGGTGCCGCCACGCAGTCGACGATCGACGAGCTGGCCGAGCTGCTGGAGCCGGGCGATGTCGTCGTGGACGGCGGCAACTCCCGCTGGACGGACGACGAGAAGCACGCCGAGGAGCTGGCCGCCAAGGGCATCGGCTTCGTGGACTGCGGAGTCTCCGGCGGCGTCTGGGGCCTGGAGAACGGCTACGCGCTGATGTACGGCGGCGACGCCGAGCATGTCGCCCGGGTGCAGCCCGTGTTCGACGCGCTGAAGCCCGAGGGCGACTTCGGCGCGGTGCACGCGGGCAAGGTCGGCGCCGGCCACTTCGCCAAGATGGTCCACAACGGCATCGAGTACGCCATGATGCAGGCCTACGCCGAGGGCTGGGAGCTGCTGGAGAAGGTCGACTCCGTCACGGACGTGCGCGAGGTCTTCCGGTCCTGGCAGGAGGGCACCGTCATCCGTTCCTGGCTGCTCGACCTCGCGGTCAACGCCCTCGACGAGGACGAGCACCTCGACAGGCTGAAGGGGTTCGCGCAGGACTCCGGCGAGGGCCGCTGGACCGTGGAGGCGGCGATCGACAACGCCGTGCCGCTGCCCGCGATCACCGCCTCGCTGTTCGCGCGGTTCTCCTCCCGCCAGGAGGACTCGCCGCAGATGAAGATGATCGCCGCGCTGCGCAACCAGTTCGGCGGCCACGCGGTCGAGAAGAAGTGA
- the recF gene encoding DNA replication/repair protein RecF (All proteins in this family for which functions are known are DNA-binding proteins that assist the filamentation of RecA onto DNA for the initiation of recombination or recombinational repair.), whose amino-acid sequence MHVTHLSLADFRSYARVEVPLDPGVTAFVGPNGQGKTNLVEAVGYLATLGSHRVASDAPLVRMGAERAIVRAQVRQGERQQLVELELNPGRANRARINRSSQVRPRDVLGIVRTVLFAPEDLALVKGDPGERRRFLDELITARSPRMAGVRSDYERVLKQRNTLLKSAALARRHGGRTMDLSTLDVWDQHLARVGAELLAQRLDLVAAVQPLADKAYEQLAPGGGPLALEYKPSAPGEAHTREDLYAQLMAALAEVRKQEIERGVTLVGPHRDDLVLKLGQLPAKGYASHGESWSYALALRLASYDLLRAEGNEPVLVLDDVFAELDARRRERLAELVAPGEQVLVTAAVDDDVPDLLAGARYTVADGTVERA is encoded by the coding sequence ATGCACGTCACGCATCTGTCGCTGGCCGACTTCCGCTCGTACGCCCGGGTCGAGGTCCCGCTCGACCCGGGCGTCACCGCTTTCGTCGGCCCGAACGGGCAGGGGAAGACGAACCTTGTCGAGGCCGTCGGCTATCTCGCCACCCTCGGCAGCCACCGGGTCGCCTCGGACGCCCCGCTGGTCCGGATGGGTGCCGAGCGCGCGATCGTCCGCGCCCAGGTCCGGCAGGGCGAGCGGCAGCAGCTTGTCGAGCTGGAGCTGAACCCGGGCCGTGCCAACCGCGCCCGCATCAACCGGTCCTCGCAGGTCAGACCCCGTGACGTGCTGGGCATCGTACGGACCGTGCTGTTCGCGCCAGAGGATCTCGCGCTGGTGAAGGGGGATCCCGGGGAGCGGCGGCGGTTCCTGGACGAGCTGATCACCGCGCGGTCGCCGCGGATGGCGGGGGTGCGGTCGGACTACGAGCGGGTGCTGAAGCAGCGCAACACCCTGCTGAAGTCGGCCGCGCTGGCGCGCCGGCACGGCGGGCGGACCATGGACCTGTCGACGCTCGACGTGTGGGACCAGCACCTCGCGCGGGTGGGCGCGGAGCTGCTCGCGCAGCGGCTCGACCTGGTCGCGGCGGTCCAGCCGCTGGCGGACAAGGCGTACGAGCAGCTCGCGCCCGGCGGTGGTCCGCTGGCGCTGGAGTACAAGCCGTCCGCGCCCGGTGAGGCGCACACGCGGGAGGATCTCTACGCGCAGCTCATGGCGGCGCTCGCGGAGGTGCGCAAGCAGGAGATCGAGCGGGGCGTGACGCTGGTCGGCCCGCACCGGGACGATCTGGTGCTCAAGCTGGGGCAGCTCCCGGCCAAGGGGTACGCCTCGCACGGCGAGTCCTGGTCGTACGCGCTGGCGCTGCGGCTGGCCTCCTACGACCTGCTGCGGGCCGAGGGGAACGAGCCGGTGCTGGTGCTGGACGACGTGTTCGCCGAGCTGGACGCCCGCCGCCGGGAGCGGCTGGCGGAGCTGGTCGCGCCGGGCGAGCAGGTGCTGGTGACGGCGGCGGTCGACGACGACGTACCGGATCTCCTCGCGGGGGCGCGGTACACGGTGGCGGACGGGACGGTGGAGCGGGCATGA
- a CDS encoding DUF721 domain-containing protein encodes MTTDGPVPGKEPSGVDLARVALRAAREQARARGDAAQQKKQARRGGGLRSGAGADGRDPMALGPAINRLLAERGWEAPAAVGGVMGRWPQIVGEDVAKHCEPERYDEDERVLVVRCDSTAWATNLRLLAPTLVARLNEDLGQGRVRHLKVQGPGGPPRRYGPLRAPGSTGPGDTYG; translated from the coding sequence ATGACGACCGACGGACCGGTGCCCGGGAAGGAACCCTCCGGTGTCGACCTCGCGCGTGTGGCGTTGCGTGCGGCACGGGAGCAGGCACGCGCGCGGGGGGACGCGGCGCAGCAGAAGAAGCAGGCGCGCCGCGGGGGCGGTCTGCGCTCCGGCGCGGGGGCGGACGGGCGCGATCCGATGGCGCTGGGTCCGGCGATCAACCGGCTGCTGGCCGAGCGGGGCTGGGAGGCGCCCGCGGCGGTGGGCGGGGTGATGGGCCGCTGGCCGCAGATCGTGGGCGAGGACGTGGCGAAGCACTGCGAGCCGGAGCGGTACGACGAGGACGAGCGGGTCCTGGTGGTGCGCTGCGACTCCACGGCCTGGGCGACGAATCTGCGGCTGCTGGCGCCGACGCTGGTGGCGCGGCTGAACGAGGATCTGGGGCAGGGCCGGGTCCGGCATCTCAAGGTCCAGGGTCCGGGCGGTCCGCCGCGCCGGTACGGCCCGCTGAGGGCGCCCGGCAGTACGGGTCCGGGTGACACCTACGGGTGA